tctcccttcggaagtacgagtcgctatcaagagcatgaaacctggcacagcccccggacctgattttatatcagcagactttcttcgggctggtggccatccgcttcatgtaatcttagcagcgcacatgacatcctatcttcagaaagaaaggatcccagaccagtggaagacctcgcgaaccgttcttatccataagaaaggtgaccgagaggaccttcggaactaccgtccgatatgcttgctgagcgtgttatacaaagtattcaccaagatcatcctcacacgcatatctaggacgctggatgaagcccagcctcaagaacaagctggattccgccaagggttcagctgcttggaccacatccagaccgtgtcgagggtcatagaggtttgccgggaataccgcctgccccttgttctaaccttcgtcgactatgagaaagcctttgacagcgtagaaacgaatgcaatactgtcagcgctggtcgatcaaggtgtggacgcgtcgtatgtgaggacattagccaattgctacgaacgatgcacgactaggatacagcttttccaccgccctctcaccatacctattggaaagggggtacgacaaggcgatactatatcgccgaagctgttcacggctgccttgcaatggataatgaaatcactatcctgggaagaaaggggcatacgtgttgatggaagatttctttcgaaccttcgtttcgcggacgacatcgttctcttttcgagcagcaccaatgaagcagaaacgatgctcaacgaattgaacgaagcagggaagagaataggactacgaataaacagaaaaaagacacagttcatgaagaacgcgcactgcgaggacggaggagtacaacttgaaggctcccaaatcgtggaaactccgtcatacgtatacctcggacgttctatgaacatggaaaacgacttgaaggaagaactgaatagaagaatgagagcagcatgggcagcattcgcagccgtcagggaagctacggaccaactgacggaccatgatcttcgtgcccatctgttcgactcgacagtccttccagcgctctgttacgcagcggagacgtgggcagacaccgcggccacgtctaggaagctacttactacccacagagcccttgagagatgtctcctgaagtttaaccggcgcacacaacaccttgccggtcttcgtagctccgacttaagaggaatgtcccgtcttcgcgacccagcggaatatgtatcgaaagcaaaacatagatgggccggtcacttcatgagaagaatcgacgatagatggactaaaagaacgctagagtggatcccaagggacgctaaacgcccccgagggagaccgccaacgagatggagtgacgtgttcgctgcacggatggaccagctgagagctcagctggatacggctcaaggacctcgtcaacgtcactcacgaagcttgagaacatcttggatgacaatggcgagggaacgaaacgagtggaagagatgctggggcccgcacgtcgagtgaagacgggccatctaagtatctaagtatctaagtaagtaataataataataataataataataataataataataataataataataataataataataataataatagggcggtgtagcgcagtcggtaagaggttccgtgtctgcacgatcgatcagaggtagGGATCGgtcccagtgctcaccaagcctttcactcctccgaggtcgataaattggtaccagacttgtctggaaggataaaactTCTGACTTGACACAACGGCTGACCTtcggaagtcattgtacaggccagttacacgttcgttcACAGCTATAATTTCATGGCTCTGAAAATGTAAATTTGTATAAAGCAACATGCTTCCCCTACCCAAACGGTAGACATTAGTatcttgaaatgaaatgaaatgaaatgaaagaaaatttttttcctacaaaatcagcaggaaaactatttgttgtgaGAAGCTCTTGTCTGTTGAGTTCCTAACTGAACAGgcttttctgtctttttgcagctaaaatTGCAACAGCGGCGTTTTATGCGGCTTATTGTGGTCTTTGAAAGTTCGTAAATCGTAAGCAAATGAGCTGTGGCTTTCGTTGATATATCAATTTGGAGAGTTTCAGGTCACatgaactttttaaattttttctacaatttgtCTAAGCTggtcagttttgaacctgtaaagatgaaaacttttcgcttgattttacaaaaaagttccttttttttggaaaccaTCGAAGATTTCCCCAAATACTgagtggatatttttttcgagagGAAAAGATCAGTGAATTGAAAGATTGAATGGTGTTGATCTTGGAGTCGATAACAGAGTTTGTGGAAGGCGATAATAGCCATGTTGGCGAGACTTCGtatcggcaggttcaaccatgccacaaaggtgccCGGCTAGTAGGCCGGTCTTAGGGCATGGCTAGCTAGGTGAAGGGTGAGGCTCCGACAATTCCAAGCCAGCCTGCTAGCTTGCTTTTGCGACAAGGcaaccgaggacaacacccccttcacgtcatactgctaatgtctactatgtgttcttcagaaccTAGGGCGTCCCCCGGGAGCGAGCACTGTTGTGTGCAGGAGACTCGCTGAAAGGCTCCAAGTCAAGAAAATTAGGCGATAgctacaagctcatctaccacggcacatctaatcgcaatggcgttggtgTCATATTGAACAGCACATTTAGAAACAGCGTCCAAAAACCTATgtcgcataagcagagacgacgcCCTGTGCATAAACATATGCCAAGACGGTGGGTCGTCTATCGGATCGCTATCGATAATGGCTGCAAAAGTAGATGCatgagaagtggaattgcgaatcgtctctgcttatgcgccacatgtgggctgtagtgaagaagagaagacgtGTTTTTtggaagatctggagcagtacgtccaatccctgcaAGGCGAGGAAGTGcttctaatcggaggagacttcagcGGACATGTCTCGGAAAAAGGACTTCAAGAGTTGCCATGGaggatacggctatggagctccTAATGACGACGGcctgcgaatcctggagtacgCCGTTGTAAGCGACTccatcattgctaacacgcagtattaggaaagaaaatcgcatttgatcacgtacattACGACGGTCGTGAAACAGAAATAGATtgctggatgttacgccgacgagatcacCGACTTCTTCAAGATTcgaaagtcatccctacagaccatgttgTCGCCTAACCGCATTTGCTCGCCATCGACTTGAAAATCTTCCGTACAAGGAAGGGACATCCAAAGACTGAAACACAGGGCATCAAATCGTGAAATCTGAAGGATCAAAAGGAGGTATTCTCCGCGTCCgcggctccatctacacttcccagCCCAAATTGCAGTGTGGAGGAAGTGTGGTCATCTACTTCCAGCGTCACACGCTTGACCGCGAAGAACACTCTGGAAGaaacgactctaggtaagcccaaTGTACAAAAGGCtgcgtggttttggaacgaggacgTTCGGGCAGCAATTCGTGAAAAGATGTCCAAATATAAGCTCTCATGGCTAATCTGAATATTgtggtgcttacctagcgaaaaaagggaggctaagaaagcagtctccaaggcgaagtccgaccgctacaaggctgtagACATGCCTGCCTGACGTGCCAattttagctgcaaaaagacagaaaagcTTGTTCAGCTAAGAACTCAAGAGACAAGTGCTTCTCACAACGCATAGTTTTCCTGCGgattctgaaggaaaaaaaattcaagctaCTAATTTCTACTGTTTATGAAGTTGAAAGATGTTAAAGAAAGGATAATGTCACTGGCGTCTCAATCCActggatgcgccaacgcgtattactggaattcgtaatcgctgaggtttttggaatgcgtgttggcctatacaatgacttgcggggccagccgGGTACTCATTCAGCTCTagtgaataaaggataaagtgtctggcgtgaatcaatccgcttcggatcctccacgttcacttcaattcagaattgcttgaggtttacgaacgtgtaactgacctatacaatgacttacggggctGACGATGcatcaagtcactgtttttatcctcccagacaagtctggtaccaatttatcgaccccgaagggatgaaaagcttggtgagcactagggcggattcgaaccctcgaacGTGTGGCTGCAAcggatctctaaccgactgcgccacacccgtccTCAAACATGTTGCTTTAGACAAATTCACAACATTTTCAGGGTCATGAAATTATAGATGTGAGAGATATCAAAATGTTCGCAATAGTATgtaaattacgaatatgtaactatTACGTTTCTACGTTTCAAACAATATATCCACGTCAGAAATCATTTGTCCTTCGGAATTATCTGGAGTTCTGACGAAGAATTAGCGGTTTTACAGTAATGTGGCTAAAATGGGTTATTGAAAGATTTTGACAAAACTGTTGAGGAGAATTTGTTGGcctttgaataaatgaaaatctgCGATGAAATCTTTGCAGAATGATatgctttcttttatttttcggtAAATCTAGCAACAAATGCAgaaggaaaaagggaaaactaGAACAATGAAACATACTACACGCATGCATGTTATGCAGAACTTCCTTAGCATACTACATACTGAGTATGCTAAGGAAGTTCTGCATGACGACAGgatattttggtttttctcaTAAATGCTGAGGCTCCGCCCCGCAAGAGAGatctttttcattcatattcgTAGCATTTGTAAGTTCGTAAAAAACAGGTACCAATGAACCCTTTCACATCACCTTGCAAATAGAACAGAACTTCTTATATTTCAAgtcaatgaaaacaaacagaaagtGCATGAGAAGAACTTGGAAAGGTGATGTAGTGTTCCCGGTTCTTTGTATTCTTCAGAAAACACGAAGACTTTACAATCTTCGAATGTTTTCGTTTAAGAAAACCTCCAAAGTAaccttaaaatttgaaaaacagaCCCTCGGTGGTTGTTAAGTAATAGACATGCTGATGAAAGAGCAGTTAAATATTCTGTGTAAAGTATCGAATTATGCTTAGTCGATAACCCATATCTCCACGAAGATAAAAGTACTGCAAAATGTTTTTGATCTGTTCCgcaaaacataaaaaaggagacttgttcttacattttttgagcgaaaaagaaaaattgtaaaatgttTCTTGATTAGTTCCAACGAACAGAATTGTAAGAGAAACCTGTTCTCAAGTTTCCTGATTGGAAAACATTATCATAAAAAACAGACAACTGACGAAATATGAGCTGACATGAAACATGAAGACAAGCTTAATGAGAACAAGCAGTCATAAAACCTATGTATCTCAGTGAAAGGAACAATGGGATGTAGGTCGTTGTTTGGGAGCATAGGGATCCAAAAAATCACAAGGAGACGAAAATCTTGCTGGATAGAAATGTTGGTGAAGAAAGAATAATTCCATGCTTATTCGTAGAAATAAATCACAGCCTAGCTGCAGTGGTAGCATTCGTCAGCCGCAACTTCTCATTAGCCGTTGAAATCCGAATTTTATGGATCTCGAAGTCACTAAAATAGGCTCCAATGTTAATTGTTTAGCCTAGCGCTGCAAGTGGTAGAATTGACAGCTATTTTCGCCTGGCTAATTAAATAGTTGGTCTCTATGTAGTCCACAGGATGAGTTTCCGATATCCTGTGAATTACACAGCATTCCGAGGAACACGAAGGTCCAGATTTGATATGGTGTGATTTCGCCTTAATTTTTAATCAGCTGTGCACAAGGTTGTTGTTAATCAATTTTATTGACTATAGTTTCGGTTAATCGCtctcttcagagcctgaaatgggcgaCTCAATTGGCGATATAAGCGAATAATCGCGAATGGCGAACATTCGCCGAATGTGTGTCGCTAACCCGGGAACTCGTGAGATATCTCGGATGACTCTTCTCGATCCGAATGAGACATTCGAATCATTCGATTACGTGATCGATCGGTCAGTGGTTCCTTCTAGGTGTCTCCGATCTAAGATGAGCATTTAGTGCAGTCGCTACGTTAGTGGTTGAAAAAGCAGGCTTAAAGTTCGTCTGCTTAGTTGTGGAGCGATTTTATCGCTTAGAATGGGAATTGAATCGCCTATTTCAGGCTCGGAAGAAGACGataagccgaaacgtcagcagataaaattaattaaaggcatcaccccacgaatctgaggtggtacggatttcaggtggagtattcgtataggggatagtagattatggaaagggtgGTAATTCCgtgtatttcttcctaattgccgtaaaaaactgcccggaagatgcggcgcgtgc
This is a stretch of genomic DNA from Necator americanus strain Aroian chromosome II, whole genome shotgun sequence. It encodes these proteins:
- a CDS encoding hypothetical protein (NECATOR_CHRII.G4716.T1) codes for the protein MHSSLFHIMEDLKYCSKCLSTLSALNHLTRQSRAVQPDKTKSFCDFEIHKIRISTANEKLRLTNATTAARLLWMSLPCTEDFQVDGEQMRLGDNMSHEIIAVNERVTGLYNDFRRHGTSYRLRYTALLLLLLLLLLLLLLLLLLLLLLLLLT